One Paucidesulfovibrio longus DSM 6739 DNA segment encodes these proteins:
- a CDS encoding methyl-accepting chemotaxis protein — translation MFKNLGIRNKILLPTCAVVAVGMLATSLLLASWMGRSAENDARDLARQIAERHATEVLDFINPIMDQARALAAVYEGSIQGEAGVSREQFSHILYRMVEREPSFLGVWAAFEPNALDGRDAEYGNFNKAHDASGRYKPYYFRTASGIDSQPCSDPESAKWYTVPRDTKKDYLTAPYSFEAGGKTVLGIDSCIPVIVKGRFFGAVGIDYNVTAFMDMAAGIKPFGTGRAYIVADDDTFVGHPDKAMMAKPMKDAFGAQAAAIHDAIAAGKEVVFDFETDGALWYRIFVPIDVTGNGQYWGLGVDIPMDVVLADSQAMLYRAVGISLGVVLLLCAMIWFLARSIAEPIRRAAALAEMVRQGDLSDRLEYESRDEIGVLARSLNHMADGLERKAGLAQAIASNDMTAEVEIASEKDVLGKALRQMSRNLNRVLGSVLQSALEVDSGAGQVSAASEALSQGATEQAASLEEITSSLTQVSSQTRENAENASRASKNADAVRERASKGYEELERMVAAMQEVSDSSQAIAKIIKVIDEIAFQTNLLALNAAVEAARAGQHGKGFAVVAEEVRNLASRSAKAARETAQLIEGSGDKVRRTSEMVGQTAEGMQAVVADVAEVATLVDAIATASSEQSQALMEVTQGLQQVDTVTQRNTANAEQTSSAAQELSSQAGLLRSLLANFRLREGAGRGEPVRQERERDSRAAEPSRLRVQRRPPQQLPQGNTPAQKRKPSAPKPGSSTPQDAWGAKPEQEGPKPGPQGSAKGRGQNDPEIVIHLDDDEFGRY, via the coding sequence GATTGCGGAACGCCACGCTACGGAAGTATTGGATTTCATAAATCCGATCATGGATCAGGCCCGTGCGCTGGCCGCCGTGTATGAAGGCTCGATCCAGGGCGAGGCGGGCGTGAGCCGGGAGCAGTTCAGCCACATTCTGTATCGCATGGTGGAGCGCGAACCGTCCTTTCTCGGCGTCTGGGCCGCCTTCGAGCCCAACGCGCTCGACGGAAGGGACGCGGAATACGGGAATTTCAACAAGGCGCACGACGCCAGCGGAAGATACAAGCCCTACTATTTCCGCACGGCGTCCGGCATCGATTCGCAGCCGTGTTCCGATCCGGAATCGGCCAAATGGTACACCGTGCCGCGCGACACCAAAAAGGACTACCTGACCGCGCCGTATTCCTTCGAGGCGGGCGGAAAGACCGTGCTCGGCATCGACTCCTGCATCCCCGTGATCGTGAAGGGCCGCTTTTTCGGCGCGGTGGGCATCGACTACAACGTGACCGCCTTCATGGACATGGCCGCCGGAATCAAGCCCTTCGGCACGGGCCGGGCCTACATCGTGGCGGACGACGACACCTTCGTGGGCCACCCGGACAAGGCCATGATGGCCAAGCCCATGAAGGACGCTTTCGGCGCCCAGGCCGCAGCCATTCACGACGCCATTGCCGCGGGCAAGGAGGTCGTCTTCGATTTCGAGACGGACGGCGCGCTGTGGTACCGCATCTTCGTGCCCATCGACGTGACCGGAAACGGGCAGTATTGGGGCCTGGGCGTGGACATCCCCATGGACGTGGTCCTGGCGGACTCCCAGGCCATGCTCTACCGGGCCGTGGGCATCAGCCTCGGCGTGGTGCTGCTGCTCTGCGCCATGATCTGGTTCCTGGCGCGTTCCATCGCCGAACCCATCCGCCGGGCCGCCGCCCTGGCCGAGATGGTCCGCCAGGGCGACCTGTCCGACCGGCTCGAATACGAGTCCAGGGATGAGATAGGGGTCTTGGCCCGGTCCCTGAACCACATGGCCGACGGGCTGGAACGCAAGGCCGGGCTGGCCCAGGCCATCGCCTCCAACGACATGACCGCCGAGGTCGAAATCGCCTCGGAAAAGGACGTGCTCGGCAAGGCCCTGCGCCAGATGTCGCGCAATCTGAACCGCGTGCTCGGATCCGTGCTCCAGAGCGCCCTGGAAGTGGACTCCGGCGCGGGCCAGGTTTCCGCGGCCAGCGAGGCCCTTTCCCAGGGAGCGACCGAGCAGGCCGCCTCCCTGGAGGAGATCACCAGCTCCCTGACCCAGGTTTCCTCCCAGACCCGCGAGAACGCGGAAAACGCCTCCCGCGCGAGCAAGAACGCGGACGCCGTGCGCGAGCGCGCCAGCAAGGGATACGAGGAACTGGAGCGCATGGTCGCGGCCATGCAGGAGGTCAGCGACTCTTCCCAGGCCATCGCCAAGATCATCAAGGTCATCGACGAGATCGCCTTCCAGACCAACCTCCTGGCCCTGAACGCCGCCGTGGAGGCGGCCCGCGCAGGGCAGCACGGCAAGGGCTTCGCCGTGGTCGCGGAGGAGGTCCGCAATCTGGCCTCGCGCAGCGCCAAGGCCGCCCGCGAAACCGCGCAGCTCATCGAAGGTTCGGGCGACAAGGTCCGGCGCACCAGCGAGATGGTGGGACAGACCGCCGAAGGCATGCAGGCCGTGGTCGCGGACGTGGCCGAGGTGGCCACCCTGGTGGACGCCATCGCCACGGCCTCTTCCGAGCAGTCCCAGGCGCTCATGGAAGTGACCCAGGGCTTGCAGCAGGTGGACACCGTGACCCAGCGCAACACGGCCAACGCGGAGCAGACCTCCTCGGCCGCGCAGGAGCTTTCCAGCCAGGCCGGGCTGCTCCGTTCGCTGCTCGCCAACTTCCGCCTGCGGGAAGGAGCCGGACGCGGCGAGCCGGTACGGCAGGAAAGGGAAAGGGATTCCCGCGCTGCCGAGCCTTCGCGGCTGCGCGTGCAGCGCAGGCCCCCGCAGCAGCTGCCCCAGGGGAACACCCCCGCCCAGAAGCGCAAGCCGTCCGCGCCCAAGCCCGGCAGCTCCACCCCGCAGGACGCCTGGGGCGCGAAGCCGGAACAGGAAGGCCCCAAGCCCGGACCCCAAGGCAGCGCCAAGGGTCGTGGGCAAAATGATCCGGAAATCGTGATCCATCTGGACGACGACGAGTTCGGCCGCTACTAG